The segment ACTGGCTGGCAACAGCTCCAGGCTGTACTAGACGGAATTCGGGATGGCCTTGAGATCGAAGTTTCCTACAATTCCATAACGTCGCCAGACAAAAATAACCTGCGGTGGATTGCTCCGCACGCCATGGTCTACAGCGCTGGGCGATGGCATGTTCGCGCTTGGTCGCGTGAACGCAATGAATTCCGAGACTTCAATCTGAACCGCATAGACAGCGTGAGCGGTCGTCGTGCTGTTAAGGTCGACACCAATCTAGACTATGAGTGGAACACTTTTTTCGATCTCAAGCTGCAGGCCAATCCCTCTCTACCCGCGGAAACAAGGCGAGCAGTAGAGCACGAGTTTATGATGGAAAATGGAGTGCTGACGAAGACAATTCGCCTTAGCCATATCTTCTATCTAATGATCGAACACTTGCTGAATGTCGATCCGCAGAAGCTCTCACCGCAGCAACAGCAACTGCTTCCTCTGAATCTGGATGAGGCGTTGGCTGAACAGAAACTCGCAAGGAAGATGTCTGGCGAAGCTCTCAAACGTGCCTTCGGAAGTTCGGGGACGTAATGGCTCTTCTATCGATGGCCCTGTTTGGGAGTCGAGCCCGGGGAGACGACGAGGCAGGCTCGGACGTCGATATCCTACTGATTACCGAGGAAACGAAACCTCGAATGGTTTCAACCAATCGGATGTCTTTCTCATTTTATCCGGCGTCCTGGTTACTCGACAAGGCAACAAAGGGCGACCTCTTCGTTCTGCACCTCGTGCGGGAAGGCAAAGTCATATACGACGAGCGAGGCGATTTTGACTCTATGTCCAAGGCTTTCCGTTTAAGGAAAAGCTACGGGGAGAACGTTGAGCAGGCCTCGTCGCTGGGGCGTTTCCTTGTCCGCTACGGCGTACGGTTTGAAGATACGGTCGCTTTGAATAAACGTATCGCCTGGTGCGTTAGAACGATACTCATTGCTCGAGCTGCGGAGGCTGGCAACGCCATTTTCTCAGCCAAAGCGCTCGCTGCCTTCGCGGGGTCAAGCTCTGTCGAAGAGTTGATCAAAAATAAGGACTCCTTGGAACTCGACAATTCTAGGCTTAGGGATTTCGCAGGATTTCTTGATCGTTGGGGAGAAAGCAACGCGAGCGATGCTTGGCAGCCGCATCGTTATTTGGAGCACTTCAGAACGACGGGCAACGAGCTCGCTTTGCGGACTTATTTCGTTGGCATCGAGAGTGGCAATGCAGAATATTTTTGAGCCAAATGGCGGTGCAGGCTACCGGACCAGGCGCTTTCGGTCATCGCGGTGCCCGGTCCGAGGCCTTCCCAACGATGTCTGCTTTTCAGAAACGACGAAACGATCTCAGCGTCTGA is part of the uncultured Devosia sp. genome and harbors:
- a CDS encoding WYL domain-containing protein, with protein sequence MIQDGREMPAPEPLKLSVQRRLEFIDFRLLWSGSFNRLDICETFQISPQQASADIAAYQERAPGNVEYDKALKSYVRKAGYKPLSMEANTDRYLLQLVGIESGWIRPEDTYFDSRPSAHVVALERKRTGWQQLQAVLDGIRDGLEIEVSYNSITSPDKNNLRWIAPHAMVYSAGRWHVRAWSRERNEFRDFNLNRIDSVSGRRAVKVDTNLDYEWNTFFDLKLQANPSLPAETRRAVEHEFMMENGVLTKTIRLSHIFYLMIEHLLNVDPQKLSPQQQQLLPLNLDEALAEQKLARKMSGEALKRAFGSSGT
- a CDS encoding nucleotidyltransferase domain-containing protein, with the protein product MALLSMALFGSRARGDDEAGSDVDILLITEETKPRMVSTNRMSFSFYPASWLLDKATKGDLFVLHLVREGKVIYDERGDFDSMSKAFRLRKSYGENVEQASSLGRFLVRYGVRFEDTVALNKRIAWCVRTILIARAAEAGNAIFSAKALAAFAGSSSVEELIKNKDSLELDNSRLRDFAGFLDRWGESNASDAWQPHRYLEHFRTTGNELALRTYFVGIESGNAEYF